In the genome of Nerophis ophidion isolate RoL-2023_Sa linkage group LG28, RoL_Noph_v1.0, whole genome shotgun sequence, the window CGTTTGCTTGAGATTTACGTTTGCGGCTACCTGCAACCCGCGGAGATGTTCCAGAGCCGTTGGTTAAGGCAGCGCTACTTTGCTGGACAGCGAGTTCTGCCAAGAATTTATCACGGACGCCCTTGACCCATCGGAGCTGGCCGTTTTTAACTGCATAACGCGTGTCCCCGAACCACTGGATAACATCGGCTCGAGGTAAACCTGTAATCTTAACAAGTTCTGTGTATTCTTCGCTCTTGGGCCATTGGCAGAGCAAGAAGTGCTGCTTTAATAAAGCCAACTGCTCCTTGGTCTTTCTTGGTCTGCCTGCGGTTGTCCGAGAAGCAGATGTAGATGCTACTGACTGGGGTTGGTTATTGCCTGTGGCTGAAAGGGCTGGCTTCTTTGATGTACTGATGCCGTTTGGGGGCTGTTTGTATGGTGACGCCGTAAGTGGCGGTGTTCCGGAGGGGGAGGGGGAGGCAGACGATTTGACTACTTCAGGCGGTTCCTGTGCAGGAGTACCTTGGTCAGGCTTGCTGGGCTTGGTCAGCTGTAGAGGTTCTTCTTCACTCTGTTCCCCGTCTTTGAGACTGTCTCCGTCACCGGAAAGATCTTCTACCGTTTCATATCCCTCTGCCTCAAGATCTCTTTCCCCAAATGCCTCAAGGCTGTTGGACAAGAAAGTCTGAAAAAAGTGTGAATTACTCCCCACATTGCTTCGGGCTGCCTCCTGGCCCTTTGCGGCGTTCAACTGACGACCCTTTTGTGTCGTAAGTGGAATAGGCTCACTTTGTTGCTCCTGTTTACCCCCTCCAGCTGTGAGGTTAGAAAAGCTCTGGGCTGCCGCTAGGCTTCCTCGCCCGACTCTTAGCTGGTAACGGCTGTCGCTGAACCATTTGCGGATGTCGTTGCGGCTCAAGCCAGTCTCTTCCTGCAAACGTCTGAGCTCTACTTCTGCAGGCCAGTTCTCTCTCAAAAAGCTTTTGCGAAGTGCGGCAAGCTGAGGTTTAGATTTTTTGTAGCGCCCGTGGCGATGTTGTTGGCGTGAGGACACGGAAAGGTCTAAAGAGACCTCAGCAGCAGCACTTGATGGTGTGTCACTCGGTGGGCGGTAGAAGTAAGAATCCTGAGGAGGCGGTAGTGTGGAGACGAAACACGGGGATGTGGATTTGGTTGGTTTATAAGAATCTGGTGATTCACATTTTGGTTTTATCTTCTGTGGAGTCAAAGTGGGCGGAACCTCCTCTACTTCGGAATCTTTATCCACAATGACTTTGGCTTCCTCTGTTTTAGTGGAGTCATCCAAAGAATACGGCACCGACAGTTTCTTACGTGTCTCCTCTATTTCCTCCGATGACCAGCTGATGCCATATTTGATTCTCTGTACCATGAACCAAACCTTTACTTTGTCCAAAGGCAAAGAACATACCCTGGCTAGAGTATTAACCTCGAGCGACGACGGGTATGGAAACAAGTTAAAGGCTTGGACCAGTTCTGGGATGGAATCGAGTTCACTTGTTTGATCAGAGTGTGTCCACACCAGTTTGAGTTCCTCTGACACAAGGGGCAAGCACACTACAGAGTTGTGGTTAGTGGTGAAACTGGTCGCCGAGCCTGAGTGGCCTTCAGACGAATTGGAAGAATGGTGCAAATCCTTAACAACGTGTTTATCTTCTTGCTTGACTTCGCCAGCGGCCTTTGTCTTTTTGGCATGCAAGAATTTCCTGACGCCAAATATTCCAACGTTGCCATTTTGTTCTTCATAAGTCGCCATCGGGGTGATCGAATCAGGGTCTCAGACCTGGAAGGAAAACATATATTTTCAGTTTCTTTTGAAAAAGGTCACACTAACAAATACATATGCTAATGTTTTTCGAACTTTCAGTTCGCCCTCATTGTTGAAGTCAGTTATCGGACAGCTGTTTCCCTTCCCCCCCCTACTTTGAACTCCTTATTCTGAACTCCCACTGCAACGAGTCGTATACCCCGGTCCAGACTGGGTTCCCCTCCCCCCAAAGTGTGGTGGTGGCTGACTTTTGTTTTGTGTGAGCGGGGagggtgaagggggggggggacTGGTCGCAAAGGGTGGGAGCATGGAGAATGAACATccatgagggggaaaaaaaaaacccctcaCGGTTTACGTTCTCACCCTTTTCTTGTCGGGCTTTGTTCCACTTCCACAAGTCTTCAAAGATAAACGGAGCCACTTCACGTCGACAAGACGCGGCCGTGAATCTGCGAACGGAGAGGAAGAAAATAGATTGGAAGCATTTGCATAACACAAACATGTTTAATGATGTTAAGCAACTTCACGATACAACTTGTATTACGGGGTTATTCTGGACCTCTAATAGTGTCAAATACTGATGAATAAACCACATTTAAATGGAAAAGGGAGAAAATAGAGCGTTAGGTGGCTTCAGCTAAGCATGAaattaaaaccaggggagacaggggcctaaactctggaacactctgccccctCCATGTTCGACCCGCTCCCAAAGCGGagtcttttaagtctcgtcttaagacccacttttattctccgGGCGTCTAACACTACGCAAGTTGCGCGGTGTTCTGTGTTTTTAAATCTTCCCCCCCTCCTCCATGTTCAAACCTCTCCCACAGTGGTGTgctttaagtctcatcttaaataCCCACTTTTATCCACTACGTAAGTTGTGTGGACCTCTATTTCTATTCATTGTTTTGATTGGTttaatcattgttttttttatatttatgtatttagttTTTAATCCAGGAGCGAAGGATCTTGTTTTGAATacttttgtgcagcactttgggaagattgttgttgtttaaatgtgtttgatgagtaaagtggattggattggatgaaaATGTGAAGGCAACTCCTAATACCACAACATTCGTCATTGGTGACCTATTGGAA includes:
- the homeza gene encoding homeobox and leucine zipper encoding a; its protein translation is MATYEEQNGNVGIFGVRKFLHAKKTKAAGEVKQEDKHVVKDLHHSSNSSEGHSGSATSFTTNHNSVVCLPLVSEELKLVWTHSDQTSELDSIPELVQAFNLFPYPSSLEVNTLARVCSLPLDKVKVWFMVQRIKYGISWSSEEIEETRKKLSVPYSLDDSTKTEEAKVIVDKDSEVEEVPPTLTPQKIKPKCESPDSYKPTKSTSPCFVSTLPPPQDSYFYRPPSDTPSSAAAEVSLDLSVSSRQQHRHGRYKKSKPQLAALRKSFLRENWPAEVELRRLQEETGLSRNDIRKWFSDSRYQLRVGRGSLAAAQSFSNLTAGGGKQEQQSEPIPLTTQKGRQLNAAKGQEAARSNVGSNSHFFQTFLSNSLEAFGERDLEAEGYETVEDLSGDGDSLKDGEQSEEEPLQLTKPSKPDQGTPAQEPPEVVKSSASPSPSGTPPLTASPYKQPPNGISTSKKPALSATGNNQPQSVASTSASRTTAGRPRKTKEQLALLKQHFLLCQWPKSEEYTELVKITGLPRADVIQWFGDTRYAVKNGQLRWVKGVRDKFLAELAVQQSSAALTNGSGTSPRVAGSRKRKSQANGTSADFPNVQPLVNYFLSTGPLNEKDLDTLCNKSKMSYQQVRDWFSAQVVETGQEPIVTD